A single region of the Candidatus Margulisiibacteriota bacterium genome encodes:
- a CDS encoding putative toxin-antitoxin system toxin component, PIN family: MSAIKVVLDTNVLVSALLSQGPPAQIIKMVGAKLLRPCYSSTILSEYWTVLSRPKFSFGAEKINALINGLTQRGFLILPKKSNIAFTDESDRKFYDAAVSSQAILLTGNLRHFPKKSWLMAPAEFIKFTANQK, from the coding sequence ATGTCCGCCATTAAGGTCGTCCTGGACACCAACGTGCTGGTATCCGCCCTGCTTTCGCAAGGCCCGCCGGCGCAGATAATTAAAATGGTCGGCGCTAAACTATTGCGGCCGTGTTACAGTTCAACAATATTGTCTGAATACTGGACTGTATTATCCAGACCGAAATTTTCTTTCGGCGCAGAAAAAATCAATGCTTTGATCAATGGGCTTACGCAGCGAGGTTTTCTTATCCTGCCAAAAAAAAGCAACATCGCTTTTACCGATGAAAGCGACCGCAAATTTTATGACGCGGCGGTCAGTTCTCAAGCTATATTACTCACCGGAAACCTGCGGCATTTTCCCAAAAAATCCTGGCTAATGGCACCGGCAGAATTCATTAAATTTACAGCTAACCAGAAATAA